DNA sequence from the Malus domestica chromosome 11, GDT2T_hap1 genome:
ACACATCTTAAGGTGTTTGGATGTTCTTGTTTTCCTTTATTGCGACCTTATATTCAATCCAAGTTACAACCTAAAACCACAAAGTGTGTATTCCTTGGGTATGCATCCAAATACAAAGGTTTTATTTGCTTTGATGTGCTACAGGGTAGGTTCTACATTTCTAGGCATGTAGTGTTTGATGAATCAAGATTTCCCTACACTCATTTGTCTTTATTACCTAAGCACAACCCTGTACCATCTTCCTTCTCTAAGTCATTGTCATCTCTTCCATTCACAACTATGGATAATATCTTAGTTCCATCTCCAATAGCCTCATTATCACCACCATCAGACTCTTTATCTACTGAGATACTATCTTCACCCTCAGTTTCTTCTCAGTCCATTACTATTACTACATGTGATGCTCATCAACTCCCTGTGGACTCTGATTTTAGTCTTGATTTACTTCAAGTGGTGTTACCAATTGCTCCTCTTAATTTGCATCCTATGCAAACCCGAAGTAAGAATGGCATTATCAAGAAgaaagtgtttttgagtcatgtTGCTGATTCAAGCAATGTTGATTTAACTTTGGTAGAACATGCAACCTATAAATCTGCAATGAAAGTCCCAGTTTGGTTTCAAGCTATGCAGGCAGAAATTGATGCATTGCATCATCAACACACTTGGAGTCTTGTACATTTGCCTCCTAATAAGAATCTTGTTGGCTGCAAATGGGTTTTCAAACTCAAAAAGAATTCAGATGGCACAGTGGCTCGACATAAAGCTCGACTTGTTGCAAATGGGTTTAGTCAAGAGCCTGGCTTGGATTATGGTGAAACCTTTAGTCCCGTGGTTAAACTAACCACTATGAGGTTAGTTCTAGCTTTGGCAGCTCATTTTAATTGGAATCTTCGACAATTGGATGTCAAGAATGCGTTTTTACATGGATTTTTAAATGAAGAAGTGTATATGGCCCAACCCCTGGTTTTGGAAATGATGCACATCCTGAATTAGTTTGTAAACTTCACAAGTCACTGTATGGGTTGAAACAGGCTCCTCGAGCCTGGAATGACAGATTTACAAGCTTTCTTCCCTCTCTTGGGTTTCAATCCACTTATTCCGATTCTTCTCTCTTTGTTAAGACAGTTGGTAGTGATATTGTGGTGCTTTTACTCTACGTTGATGATATCATTCTCACTGGTAGTTCTACTCCACTTATTCAACAGGTGATTCATTCTTTAACTGCTGAATTTGACATCAAGGACTTGGGTGTGCTTCATTATTTTCTAGGCATTCAAGTTACCAAAACTGCTCAGGGGTTATTTCTCTCCCAGTCTAAATATATTCAGGATTTGTTGCAGAAAGTTGAGATGATGGATTCTAAAGCTTGTGATACTCCTTGCTTACCTAATAATAGGTTACTTAAGGATGATGGTACTCCTTACAACAATCCCACAGTTTATCGCAGTATTGTTAGTGCCTTACAGTACCTCACGTTTACTCGCCCAGATATTGCATTCTCAGTTCATCAagtttgtcaatttatgcaaTCTCCAATGATGTCACATTTTACAGCTGTGAAGCGAATTTTGAGGTATCTCAAGGGGACATTATCTGTTGGCATGGCCTATACTCGGGGAGATTTGACACTGAAAGCATTcggtgatgcagattgggctggtGATCCCAATGATCGGAGGTCCACTACTGGTTTGGTTATCTTTTTGGGCAACAATCCTATTTCTTGGTCTTCCAAGAAACAAAACACTGTTTCTCGTTCTTCAACCGAAGCAGAATATAGAGCCATGTCTACTACATCTGCCGAGCTGGATTGGATTCAACAGGTGCTAGGATTTATGCATGTCAAGTCTACTACTACTCCTGTTCTCTTCTGTGACAATCTTTCTGCCATAGCGTTGTCCTTTAATCCCGTTCAACACCAACGGACGAAACATATTGAGATTGATGTGCACTTTGTGCGTGAAAGGGTCGCTAAGAGGCAACTGGTTGTTCAGTTTGTATCCTCTCGAGAACAGTTTGCCGATATTCTGACTAAGGGTCTCAGTGCACCTCTCTTTCGGTCTCATTGTTTCAACCTCATGCTTGGATCATCCAATCATGCGTTTGAGGGGGCATGTAAGGATATAGATATAGACAGTTGCTAGGATTATGCCATCTGTCACAGGGTTATAACTCTTAGTTAGTTAAGTTGTTAGAGACTGTGTTCTCTCTATAAAATACATCATTGTAATAGATTTGAATTTTAAGCAAAAACAGAAATAATAAAGATTCAAtagttttctctctctaaatctttCCCTCTCTAGTTCTTGAAGCTCTGTTCTTTTCTCTTGATCTCTTCATTTTCTGTATTAACACGCAGTTCCATCTATGCACTATGCAAAAACTACAGATTTAAACCCCCAAACTTCATTTTAAGCTGTCTCCATCTCGACGGCGAGGCAGTACGGAGTGACCAACATTGATTATCGGGCCGACGGAAGTCAATATTCAGAGGACATTAAAGTTGGAGAAGGTTTGTGATATCGAATTTTAATCCATTCTAATCTAGGGCTCGTGGACATCTCCCGCcacaaaattcagaaattctAAGAAACACCTTAAACCAGACCTCGTTTGCGCCTTTGCTCAACGGTACTGTTTCATAGGCCCTCTCCCAACTACTTTATTGAAAGCCATTTTCTGGGGTTTTCTTTGCCGACATTACCAAGCTACAATTGCAGCAAATTTAATTGCTCATCAAATTTAATTGTATTAttgtttgggataaaatctgaactttgggccagagagaaagtcggcccaaacccaaagcccagaggaaaacttaggaggcaggaaagaggctttcggctgggcacaagttacaaaggccacctgcttacctgctcaaagaccacagggggtaggTTATTCAGTCACTACacagcccaataaagtactttattggtggcattcatgtaaaaaagctagtgagtcatcaccaaaccgcattcgggcaacctctattgctacaggaacccaagctgaagtcgtctataaaaggaggaagagaagacagaattaaggacactcaaacaaacaaacaaaagccaaaactctgctcaagctagatttgccttcaacgaagctgtagtcagcacaagccttcatcccattcgggataaaccttcccaaacccctgtaatagctctgctaccttgttcatggtggtatcgattcattttgtatcctcttctcccccgtcaacccctctaaaagctttcagacctctgacagagccacaaagatagattttgtaagaagttcagccttggccgataaggttcaaacttacccgactatctttgctctgtctttgtcttttctttcttttaaaagcacaataacatgttatatattcccagttatatacaagttatttctagcaaagtcataatgaaaatgagtcttcagcacttgGATCCGATCTGAATCGTgtcagagttcaaatcagatctaagtcttaAGCCCGGCGGGCGtgtaatttaaagatcagtttaaaagtccttggcctcaaggcataaaaaagaactctatgtggactcaacccatccacgacaatccttgataagcgagaagtccgaagttacttggggcgcaattaatcaatctatttctccgttttgttgctattatatcttgattcgtagAAAATGCTTAAACAGggagtgaattctgatagaaagcctcaaggcctacacctaaggccccacgaaggcatctatttagcttcatttcatgttgtggtctagttggtccgagtataaggattaactctgatgggaagcctcaaggcctatacctaaggccctacaaaggcactcatttgggttcgtcctacctattggattcagataatcaaaagtataatagtgataagactctggcaaccataaaagaccaaatatgatacatccaagcgctggtttagtttgacaggaagcctcaaggcctatacctaaggcctcacaaaggcacctgttatatctaaactggtttctcgggcgtatacatattcaatcaaagcttaacacccattcaacatctgccatactgaagatggcagtggcacgcctgagcacgacaaagttaatcttgattgtgagccttaaggcctacatctaaggccccacaaaggcaccctttcaaattaactctgtccttctctttcagaactgcccgacgagccttgcccgaagtgtgtcttgcccgaccaagatctgcccgacaaaggcttgcccgagcgagcccgagaagaaagcagaagtacgacagatactctcaaccgacgccattctcccaggggagctgtgtgctcgtccgccaggagattcttgcgacgaacatagttttggcacgctcgGTGGGACAAGAAACAGctacacttctaagatcttacaTGTCCAAAAAGAGAAGCTATAAACTTGCCAAAAAAGAAGCCAAGAAGGATCTTTTCCAGATGACAGAACAATCAGAAAATCCTTTATCCCCATCCGGACAGGTGGTCTCAGGTAGTTCGACTACATCTGAGAAATCACAGGGGAAAGAGATTAATGAAGAACTGCAAGCTACAATGATCCAAGTGTTGAAAAGCATGGAAAGAATTTCCTTGGAGACTAAGGGAGAAGTAAGCAGACTCTGTATGCTTACAGGAAATCTACAAAGGAGGCTGGATTTGGAGTTCTCTACTCCAAAGGGTGCTCAAGGAAGTGGAATGAGTCCAGTTGTTATAAGAAGTGAGCCAATCATTCCTTTGTTTCCACTactagaagaagaaaaggatagggGAAAGAAGAAGGTGATACCTGAAGGAAGTCAAGCAGTGATGGAGTCAGCTTCAGAAAAGGAGTTTCTCAGcttcccattattatcatttaataataggAGGCAGAGCGAACAAGAAAGAATGAAGTTTGGACTGCCAGCCACGGCTGGAGAAACTAGCGGGAAAGAAACAACCATTACTACGTCAGATAAACCTCTACCTTATAGGCCACCCCCGATGGTCAACAAAGGTGGAGGATCTAACTGGAGAAAATCTGAAACCAGGAGGGAAGCAAACGCGGGCAATGACCGGAGTCCGAAGATTGAGTCAGCTATCCATGGCCAGAATGATAATTTAGCTACTCAGCAACTAAGAGAAGAATTGGCTGAGTTAAGAAGAACGGTGATTCAAAACGTCCAGCCTCGAGTTCGTCCAGTATTCAGGGTTACCTACCAGAAGCCATATCCTGAATATATCGATGAGTTAAATCCATTCCCTCTTAATTTCAAGATTCCCGCATTCCCGATTTTCACAGGGGAAGATAGCAGTGTGTCCTCCAGAgatcatattttcaaattttctaatcACTGTGTGGCGTATGAGGACAATCCAAACTACAAATTGAGGTTGTTTGGAAATTCACTAGCAGGATTGGCATCTTAATGGTATTCTCTATTACCCCCCAATTCCATTGCtaactgggggcaaatggagatggctttccatgaaCAGTTCTACAGGATAGAGCCAGAGCTCACCATTAATGATCTGGTAGAAGTGAAACAATATGATCATGAGTCCATCGAAGATTTTATGATGAGGTTCAGAAGGACAAGGATGAGATGTCAGTTCCCTGTCAACCAGGCACAGCTCATATCCATTGCTCAAAGGGCTTTAAAATTACCTTTGAGAAAAAGGTTCTATGATGCACAGTTTAATGAGCTACAAGAGTTGGTGATTGCTGCTACTAAGTATGAGAGGCTGTTACAGGAGGAACAGCAGGTAAAACATACTTCCAAAACTCCTCCGTTCTACAAAAATAAAGCTACTATTCACCATGTAGAGGTAGGGGAAGCCGGACCCGAATGCAAAGATGATCATGAGGAGAAGAGTATAGATGTGTGTGCTGCTGAGATGACCACACCCTTCAATCCATTGACGATCAAAGGGTTAGTCCAACCAGTCAAGGACCAGAAGATcgtgatgaatgatggtgggTTCGTACCCATGAAACCCCCAAAGTATCAAAGTTATTCTTTCGATCTAACCAAGGCGCCAGAAATCTATGAAGAACTTGTGCGGGCAAGAGTCATTTTGCCCGACAACACCAAAAAGATGCCCAAGCCCGAGGAACTCAGGGGGAAGAAGTATTGTAAGTTGCATTATACCTTCAACCACTCTATAGTCAATTGTGTCCAGTTTAGGGACTGGGTACAGGATCTTATAGTGAAGGGGAAGTTACTACTCGATTCACCTCAGGCTAGTATGATGGTGGATACTAACCCTTTCCCCGAAGCTCCTATTAGCATGATCGACCTCGTTTTCAAGGAGTCGGGGTTATCAACAGAGTAAAATG
Encoded proteins:
- the LOC139189537 gene encoding uncharacterized protein, which encodes MEMAFHEQFYRIEPELTINDLVEVKQYDHESIEDFMMRFRRTRMRCQFPVNQAQLISIAQRALKLPLRKRFYDAQFNELQELVIAATKYERLLQEEQQVKHTSKTPPFYKNKATIHHVEVGEAGPECKDDHEEKSIDVCAAEMTTPFNPLTIKGLVQPVKDQKIVMNDGGFVPMKPPKYQSYSFDLTKAPEIYEELVRARVILPDNTKKMPKPEELRGKKYCKLHYTFNHSIVNCVQFRDWVQDLIVKGKLLLDSPQASMMVDTNPFPEAPISMIDLVFKESGLSTE